A genomic window from Pseudomonas cavernicola includes:
- the narH gene encoding nitrate reductase subunit beta, translating to MKIRSQVGMVLNLDKCIGCHTCSITCKNVWTSREGMEYAWFNNVETKPGIGYPKEWENQDKWKGGWVRNKDGSINPRIGGKFRVLANIFANPDLPSIDDYYEPFDFDYQHLHTAPLGEHQPTARPRSAITGKRMQKIEWGPNWEEILGTEFAKRRKDKNFDQVQADIYGEFENTFMMYLPRLCEHCLNPACAAACPSGAIYKREEDGIVLIDQEKCRGWRMCISGCPYKKIYFNWKSGKSEKCIFCYPRIEAGLPTVCSETCVGRIRYLGVLLYDADRIAEVASTPNEQDLYQKQLDIFLDPNDPEVIKQALKDGVPMSVIESAQKSPVYKLTVDWKLALPLHPEYRTLPMVWYVPPLSPIQNAATAGTVGMNGVIPDVDSLRIPLRYLANLLTAGDEKPVKLALKRLLAMRAYKRAEQVDGVQDLQVLQDVGLSVAQVEDMYRYLAIANYEDRFVIPSAHREEAMSDAFAERSGCGFSFGSGCGGSSDTNMFGAKKANQRDILKTVQLWED from the coding sequence ATGAAAATTCGTTCACAAGTGGGCATGGTGTTGAACCTGGACAAGTGCATCGGTTGCCACACCTGTTCGATCACCTGCAAAAACGTCTGGACCAGCCGCGAAGGCATGGAATACGCCTGGTTCAACAACGTCGAAACCAAGCCCGGCATCGGCTACCCGAAGGAGTGGGAAAACCAGGACAAGTGGAAAGGCGGCTGGGTGCGCAACAAAGATGGTTCGATCAACCCGCGCATTGGCGGTAAGTTCCGGGTGCTGGCGAACATCTTCGCCAACCCTGACCTGCCGAGCATCGACGACTACTACGAGCCGTTCGACTTCGACTACCAACACCTGCACACCGCGCCGCTGGGTGAGCACCAGCCGACCGCGCGGCCGCGCTCGGCGATCACCGGCAAGCGCATGCAGAAGATCGAGTGGGGCCCGAACTGGGAGGAAATCCTCGGCACCGAGTTTGCCAAGCGGCGCAAGGACAAGAACTTCGACCAGGTGCAAGCCGACATTTATGGCGAGTTCGAAAACACCTTCATGATGTACCTGCCGCGCCTGTGCGAGCACTGCCTGAACCCGGCGTGCGCGGCCGCCTGCCCGAGCGGGGCGATCTACAAGCGCGAAGAGGACGGCATCGTCCTTATCGACCAGGAAAAATGCCGGGGCTGGCGCATGTGCATCAGCGGCTGCCCGTACAAGAAGATCTACTTCAACTGGAAGAGTGGCAAATCCGAGAAGTGCATCTTCTGTTACCCGCGTATCGAGGCCGGCCTGCCCACCGTCTGCTCGGAAACCTGCGTGGGGCGTATCCGTTACCTCGGCGTGTTGCTGTATGACGCCGACCGCATCGCCGAGGTGGCCAGTACGCCGAACGAGCAGGACCTGTACCAGAAGCAACTGGACATCTTCCTCGATCCCAACGATCCCGAAGTCATCAAGCAGGCGCTCAAGGACGGCGTGCCGATGTCGGTGATCGAGTCTGCGCAGAAGTCGCCGGTGTACAAGCTGACCGTGGACTGGAAGCTGGCGCTGCCGTTGCACCCGGAATACCGCACGCTGCCGATGGTCTGGTACGTGCCGCCGCTGTCGCCGATCCAGAATGCCGCAACCGCCGGTACCGTGGGCATGAACGGGGTGATCCCGGATGTCGACAGCCTGCGCATTCCGCTGCGCTACCTGGCCAACCTGCTCACCGCTGGCGACGAGAAGCCGGTCAAGCTGGCGCTTAAACGCCTGCTGGCGATGCGCGCCTACAAGCGCGCCGAGCAGGTCGATGGCGTGCAGGACCTCCAGGTGCTGCAGGACGTCGGGCTGTCGGTGGCCCAGGTCGAGGACATGTACCGCTACCTGGCCATCGCCAACTACGAGGATCGCTTCGTGATCCCCAGCGCGCACCGCGAAGAGGCCATGAGCGACGCCTTCGCCGAGCGTTCCGGTTGCGGCTTCAGCTTCGGCAGCGGCTGCGGCGGCAGCTCCGACACCAATATGTTCGGGGCGAAGAAGGCCAACCAGCGCGACATCCTGAAAACCGTACAGTTGTGGGAGGACTGA
- the narJ gene encoding nitrate reductase molybdenum cofactor assembly chaperone, whose amino-acid sequence MQILKVISLLLDYPTEQLLGGREELDQAIAASREISPEQRHALHELLELICENDLMDGQEHYGALFGRGRSLSLLLFEHVHGESRDRGQAMVDMLAQYEEAGFAIGVKELPDYIPLYLEYLSTRDDLEAREGLADVAHLLALLATRLDERESAYAGCFRALLQIAGVQPQQAMDEVREQVALEVRDDSLEALDKIWEEEAVDFMQAEQQDRCPSMASGPGKAREESAIPLHWVDFKQDGLAAEPTLETRHV is encoded by the coding sequence ATGCAAATCCTCAAGGTGATTTCCCTGCTGCTGGATTACCCGACCGAGCAATTGCTCGGCGGGCGCGAGGAGCTGGACCAGGCCATCGCGGCCAGCCGTGAAATCAGCCCGGAGCAGCGCCATGCGCTGCACGAGCTGCTCGAACTGATCTGCGAAAACGACCTGATGGACGGCCAGGAGCACTACGGTGCGCTGTTCGGTCGCGGCCGCTCGCTGTCGCTGTTGCTGTTCGAACACGTGCACGGCGAGTCGCGTGACCGCGGCCAGGCCATGGTCGACATGCTGGCGCAGTACGAGGAGGCCGGTTTTGCCATCGGCGTCAAGGAGCTGCCCGACTACATCCCGCTGTACCTGGAGTACCTCTCCACCCGTGACGACCTAGAGGCCCGCGAGGGCCTGGCCGATGTCGCGCATTTGCTGGCGTTGCTGGCCACGCGCCTGGATGAGCGCGAAAGCGCCTATGCCGGCTGCTTCCGCGCCTTGTTGCAGATCGCCGGGGTGCAGCCGCAGCAGGCCATGGACGAGGTGCGCGAGCAGGTCGCCTTGGAGGTGCGCGACGACTCGCTGGAAGCGCTGGACAAGATCTGGGAGGAGGAGGCCGTGGACTTTATGCAGGCCGAGCAGCAGGACCGCTGTCCGAGCATGGCCAGCGGGCCGGGCAAGGCCCGCGAAGAGTCGGCGATTCCGCTGCATTGGGTGGATTTCAAACAGGATGGGTTGGCCGCTGAACCGACCCTGGAGACACGTCATGTCTAA
- the narI gene encoding respiratory nitrate reductase subunit gamma gives MSKLNLLMFGVYPYIALAICIVGSWARFDLSQYSWKAGSSQIFNRTAGEQRYMRIASNLFHVGVLFVLAGHFVGLLTPESIYHQVISTQKKQLLAMVSGGFFGTLCLIGLLMLVKRRLGDDRVRASSSASDILILLVLLAQLVLGLLTIVASADHLDGSVMVLLGTWAQSVVTLQPVQAAQAIASVGLVYKLHVFLGMTLFVLFPFTRLVHIVSAPVWYLGRRYQIVRQKA, from the coding sequence ATGTCTAAGTTGAACTTGTTGATGTTCGGGGTTTATCCCTATATCGCACTGGCCATCTGCATCGTCGGCAGCTGGGCGCGTTTCGACCTCTCGCAGTACAGCTGGAAAGCTGGCTCCAGCCAGATTTTCAACCGCACGGCGGGGGAGCAGCGCTACATGCGCATCGCCAGCAACCTGTTCCACGTTGGCGTGCTGTTCGTGCTGGCCGGTCACTTTGTCGGCCTGCTGACGCCTGAGTCGATCTACCACCAGGTGATCAGCACGCAGAAGAAGCAACTGCTGGCGATGGTCTCCGGTGGCTTCTTCGGCACCCTGTGCCTGATCGGCCTGCTGATGCTGGTCAAGCGTCGCCTCGGTGATGACCGCGTGCGGGCCTCGTCCAGCGCCTCGGACATCCTGATCCTGCTGGTGCTGCTGGCACAGCTGGTGCTCGGCCTGCTGACCATCGTCGCTTCCGCCGACCATCTCGACGGCTCGGTGATGGTACTGCTAGGCACCTGGGCGCAGAGCGTGGTCACCCTGCAGCCGGTGCAAGCCGCGCAAGCGATTGCCTCGGTGGGCCTGGTGTACAAGCTGCACGTGTTCCTCGGCATGACCCTGTTCGTGTTGTTCCCCTTCACCCGCCTGGTGCACATCGTCAGTGCGCCGGTGTGGTACCTGGGACGGCGCTATCAGATCGTCCGTCAGAAGGCCTGA
- a CDS encoding peptidylprolyl isomerase, with the protein MGCGCGGNGTGGGCAGSQPVVEVPANAPAVQEVVPESRPSADEPETEEDDSGPELIASSEQEWPRIKVNGMPIAQEAIAQELQYHPAGTRHEAVFLASQALVIRELLQQRAVELGLQVRAASGESEEEALTRTLIELEVPLPRADEDTCRRYYERNRARFASAPLLAARHILLGCPADDVEERSRTRERAETLIAQLRENAERFAELALSHSDCPSKEQGGALGQISQGQTVPEFERQLLRLPLGLAAQPLESRYGFHLVWVDQRIEGQQLPFEVVEGSIRAELDQRVWQVAVVQYIKSLIGAADIQGIVLEGADSPLLQ; encoded by the coding sequence ATGGGTTGTGGATGCGGTGGTAACGGAACGGGTGGCGGCTGCGCAGGCAGCCAGCCGGTGGTAGAAGTGCCGGCCAATGCGCCGGCGGTGCAGGAAGTGGTGCCCGAGTCGCGGCCCAGCGCCGACGAGCCGGAAACCGAGGAGGACGACTCAGGCCCCGAGCTGATCGCCAGCAGCGAGCAGGAATGGCCGCGGATCAAGGTCAACGGCATGCCCATCGCGCAAGAGGCGATCGCTCAGGAACTGCAATACCATCCGGCAGGCACCCGCCACGAGGCGGTGTTTCTGGCCAGCCAGGCGCTGGTGATCCGCGAGCTGCTGCAACAGCGGGCGGTGGAGCTGGGCCTGCAGGTGCGCGCCGCCAGTGGCGAGAGCGAGGAAGAGGCGCTCACCCGTACCCTGATCGAACTGGAGGTGCCGCTACCGCGCGCCGACGAGGACACCTGCCGGCGCTACTACGAGCGCAATCGTGCGCGCTTTGCCAGCGCGCCCTTGCTGGCGGCACGGCACATCCTGCTGGGTTGCCCGGCCGACGACGTCGAAGAGCGCAGCCGCACCCGCGAGCGCGCCGAGACGCTGATCGCCCAGCTGCGCGAGAATGCCGAACGCTTTGCCGAACTGGCGCTGAGCCATTCGGACTGCCCCTCGAAAGAGCAGGGTGGGGCGCTCGGGCAGATCAGCCAGGGGCAGACGGTGCCCGAATTCGAGCGCCAGCTGCTGCGCCTGCCGCTGGGCCTGGCCGCGCAGCCGCTGGAAAGCCGTTATGGTTTCCACCTGGTGTGGGTCGATCAGCGCATCGAGGGCCAGCAGTTGCCGTTCGAGGTGGTCGAGGGTTCGATTCGCGCCGAGCTGGACCAGCGCGTCTGGCAGGTGGCGGTGGTGCAGTACATCAAGAGCCTGATCGGTGCGGCGGACATCCAGGGCATCGTCCTGGAAGGTGCCGATTCGCCGTTGCTGCAGTGA
- the moaA gene encoding GTP 3',8-cyclase MoaA, which yields MDSILQDGFGRSIDYLRMSVTDRCDFRCVYCMAEDMTFLPRQQVLGLEELYRLAALFVRNGVKKIRLTGGEPLVRQGIVGLCAQIAALPGLRELVMTSNGSQLVKLAQPLADAGVKRLNISLDSLDAQRFRAITRTGELAQVLAGIDAASAAGFARIKLNAVVMQGRNADEVLDLVDYAVNRGLDISFIEEMPLGEVGRSRGESYCSSDWVRERIGERYSLLDSAEQSGGPARYVRLKDFPESRIGFISPHSHNFCSTCNRVRLTVEGRLLLCLGHENSIDLRALLRRHPESDAPLLQAIHAGLARKPLRHEFSVDGEVQVLRFMNASGG from the coding sequence ATGGATAGCATTCTGCAGGATGGCTTCGGCCGCAGTATCGATTACCTGCGCATGTCGGTGACCGATCGCTGCGATTTCCGCTGCGTCTACTGCATGGCCGAGGACATGACTTTTCTGCCGCGCCAGCAGGTGCTCGGCCTGGAGGAACTGTACCGCCTGGCGGCGCTGTTCGTGCGCAACGGGGTGAAGAAAATTCGTCTCACCGGCGGCGAGCCGCTGGTGCGCCAGGGCATAGTCGGCCTGTGCGCGCAGATCGCCGCCTTGCCGGGGCTGCGCGAGCTGGTGATGACCAGCAACGGTTCGCAGCTGGTGAAGCTGGCGCAGCCGCTGGCCGACGCCGGGGTCAAGCGCCTCAACATCAGCCTGGACAGCCTCGATGCGCAGCGCTTCCGCGCGATTACCCGCACCGGCGAGCTGGCCCAGGTGCTGGCCGGCATCGACGCGGCGAGTGCCGCCGGCTTTGCCCGGATCAAACTCAATGCCGTGGTGATGCAGGGGCGCAATGCCGACGAGGTGCTCGACCTGGTCGACTATGCGGTCAACCGCGGCCTGGACATCAGCTTTATCGAGGAAATGCCGCTGGGCGAGGTGGGCCGTTCGCGCGGCGAAAGCTACTGCTCCAGCGACTGGGTGCGCGAGCGCATCGGCGAGCGCTACAGCCTGCTCGACAGCGCCGAGCAGAGCGGCGGGCCGGCGCGCTACGTGCGCCTCAAGGATTTCCCCGAGAGCCGCATCGGCTTCATCTCGCCGCACAGCCACAACTTCTGCAGCACCTGCAACCGCGTGCGCCTGACCGTGGAAGGGCGCCTGCTGCTGTGCCTGGGACACGAGAACTCCATCGACCTGCGTGCGCTGCTACGCCGCCATCCGGAAAGCGACGCGCCCTTGCTGCAGGCGATCCACGCCGGCCTGGCCCGCAAGCCGTTGCGTCACGAATTCAGCGTCGATGGCGAAGTGCAGGTGCTGCGCTTTATGAACGCCAGCGGCGGTTGA